One window of the Microplitis demolitor isolate Queensland-Clemson2020A chromosome 10, iyMicDemo2.1a, whole genome shotgun sequence genome contains the following:
- the LOC128668741 gene encoding uncharacterized protein DKFZp434B061-like — translation MGHSHRASRSSLSAGTPDSLSDNESSFKLSTRKTSTPYRSVITPSGSRPSSRPASRPASRPASRPSSRPASRQGSKLPSRYGSTQSLDSTDESGTPSRIPRRTLGTTGTTPTSSRHNSISGRKLIPPVNGSSTSRPRTPTGLVSPASGVPSRLGSIYRTSSIPTLSGAVTPNRTRTPSSGSSTPLPPASKLSRKPSGASDTSVSALPVSSRKGTKPTAIDQRAPFRL, via the exons ATGGGTCATTCGCATCGCGCGTCAAGGTCATCTTTAAGTGCTGGTACACCAGATAGTCTCAGTGACAATGAGAGCTCATTCAAATTGTCAACAAGAAAAACTAGTACTCCTTACAGAAGTGTCATTACACCAA gtGGCAGCCGTCCATCTAGCCGTCCAGCATCACGACCGGCATCAAGGCCAGCAAGTAGACCCAGTAGTAGACCAGCGTCAAGACAAGGTAGTAAACTACCAAGTCGATATGGTTCAACTCAATCATTAGATAGTAcag atGAATCAGGTACTCCAAGTCGTATTCCACGAAGAACACTAGGTACAACTGGAACAACACCGACGTCAAGTCGACACAACAGTATTTCTGGAAGAAAATTAATTCCTCCAGTAAACGGGTCATCAACATCTCGACCTCGGACTCCCACTGGACTCGTAAGTCCTGCAAGCGGAGTCCCATCTAg gcttGGTTCGATTTATAGAACATCGAGTATCCCAACTCTTTCTGGTGCCGTAACACCAAATAG gACACGAACACCTTCCAGTGGTTCATCGACGCCCTTGCCACCGGCGTCAAAATTATCGCGCAAACCTTCAGGAGCTTCAGATACTTCAGTCTCAGCTCTTCCAGTTTCATCACGCAAAGGAACCAAACCCACGGCCATTGATCAGAGAGCTCCATTtagattgtaa